A stretch of Megalobrama amblycephala isolate DHTTF-2021 linkage group LG14, ASM1881202v1, whole genome shotgun sequence DNA encodes these proteins:
- the LOC125245649 gene encoding sialic acid-binding Ig-like lectin 10: MCVEGVCCRDFSISLPEKIEALSGSCEIIKCTFEIEDEYNKGLSESNATGLWLKDGTDKNINQVFNSRDPKPDHFKGEITGKLDENNCTTIFYNVNSNHAGKYYFRIESVGALKLTYYRMNISTINVIESPPKPTVKLYEEQKEVQDQEEVLEGSSVSLRCSAETLCSSPPPTLTWSSTPRIPLNESSRQQELISDLNFTAAHRHHRVTFTCTITYQILDKNKTAQDSITLHVQYAPKISPSSSCNRTDVTECFCEFDGNPSPELEWHLSGRPVTNSSDTFISEERLSSTVLRSSITLHQSLTHISLQCVGNNTHGTERKLFQLLPPVSLVFQTLLYSSSGSNHSSVMIGVAVAAVLVIMFCVITWICVRLSTKRKAQNEAADTYASLQLSAPPSEYETLNIKRDDTQ, from the exons ATGTGTGTTGAAGGTGTTTGCTGTAGAGATTTCAGCATCAGTCTGCCAGAGAAGATTGAAGCTCTCAGTGGATCCTGTGAGATCATAAAGTGCACATTTGAGATTGAAGATGAATATAACAAAGGCCTCTCTGAGAGTAATGCTACAGGATTGTGGCTAAAAGATGGAACTGATAAGAATATCAATCAAGTGTTTAACTCCAGAGATCCCAAACCTGATCACTTTAAAGGGGAAATAACTGGAAAACTAGATGAGAACAACTGCACCACTatcttttataatgttaattcAAATCACGCTGGTAAATATTACTTCAGGATTGAGAGTGTTGGTGCTCTGAAATTAACCTACTACAGGATGAACATCTCCACTATAAATGTCATTG AGTCTCCCCCCAAACCCACAGTGAAGCTGTATGAGGAGCAGAAGGAGGTTCAGGATCAGGAGGAGGTGTTGGAGGGGAGCTCTGTGAGTCTGCGCTGCTCTGCTGAGACTCTCTGCTCCTCTCCTCCACCAACTCTCACATGGAGCTCCACTCCCAGAATCCCCCTCAATGAGAGCAGCAGACAACAGGAGCTCATCTCTGATCTGAACTTCACTGCTGCTCACCGTCACCACAGAGTCACTTTCACCTGCACTATAACCTACCAGATACTGGACAAGAACAAAACAGCACAGGACAGCATCACATTACATGTTCAGT ATGCCCCTAAAATCTCTCCCTCCTCCAGTTGTAACAGAACTGATGTAACTGAGTGTTTCTGTGAGTTTGATGGGAATCCCTCTCCTGAACTGGAGTGGCATCTGTCTGGACGTCCTGTCACTAACTCTTCAGACACGTTCATCAGTGAAGAGCGATTGAGCAGCACAGTCTTGAGGAGCTCCATCACTCTACATcagtcactcacacacatatcTCTGCAGTGTGTCGGCAACAACACTCATGGCACTGAAAGAAAGCTGTTTCAACTGCTTCCCCCTGTTTCAC TGGTTTTCCAAACACTCCTTTATTCTTCTTCAGGTTCAAATCATTCCTCTGTGATGATTGGAGTTGCTGTTGCAGCTGTGCTGGTCATTATGTTCTGTGTCATTACATGGATCTGTGTACG